AATTCATCAGATTTCTAAGAATTCTTGTGGCAAAACTGCAAATCTTAAACTGGAGTTGGTGGGTGGCACAACGTAGCATCCCGGGGAAAACAAGAAGTGGAAGAGGACGATTTGTCTGGTGATATCTCCAGACAGCCAACCATCGGATCCAGTATTTGAGGAATTTATAAcgaatttgacattttttttttctttttacggaaatactaatttctttatattttcatcttatatGATATATTAATTATCAAGATTTAATCAACATATTAcagatgaaaatttaaataaattatctttttgatttaaaaaaataattgtcaaattTGTGATAAGTTTTTCTTGTCCTTGAATACAGGACCCGAAGGTTGGCGTCTAGAGATATCAGCATTTGAATATCAAAAGCAAGAACAAACGCAGAATATCCCCGTAATTCTTTTAGGTAAAATTCTATTTGTAAGAATAGGTAATCGGTAAATTGTGTAAAGCATATCATTGTTTCTAGGATGGTCAAATCATCCTTTTCGATAAGGATTGACTTTCTTGCGGTTGGTCGcttgttagaaataaaaatatgagaACGATGTTGATATAAAGTCTCTGGTCTTTCAAATCTAAAACAACAATACTGTAGTCATACTTTTGGCTAAATTCTTCAAATGATTCAAGGGAAACAAATATCTGTCAACAAAAGTCAAAGCTACGGTATACTGCACATTTATTTTAAACTGTTTAAAACCTATTTCATTAGTTTCGCAACggaaacacttgaaaaaaaaaagaaaaaaaaattagattagtgGTAGTACCCTGATTATGGTCAAGTTCAGGTCCAGTGACGCAAGATGTACATTGGACGAGGCAGATGagactttggtttttttttttttttttttttttttttttttttttttttttttttttttttttttttttttggttacccatcgattaaaaacaataatatccaGAGACAGGAAGAGGCTAAAGTATGGAAAGCTTCCCTCAGCTAAATCGAATCTTCTTTCTTATGGTTTGTTACCATTATTCAGTAATAAACATAAATATTACTTAAGAATTAATTCATTTTGTGCTGACTGACTAATAAATCTAATTGATTGAAGTTGTGAATTAAATTACGACAGCAAAGATAATTGCAgatagtttgtttgtttgtattttagATATATCAACGAGAAAAACTAGCATCTTACAAACATCTAATTTAATTAATACCAATGATTAAAGAGATTAACCCTTTTATTCCTCCACCATCCATAAAAACTTCTGTAACATCAATTGGCCACTTGAGATTTGTCTTGATAACCTTATTCATGCTCAAATTTGCTCTCAAATTTCTTATCTTGAAAACACATCAACCTTTCTACACTCCATTCAGGATCCATTTTCTTTCCCATAACTTTGCACtttcatttattgaaaattttcttaaattaaaaaaaaaatcaaaaaaataaaaactcgaTCTTAAAGATCCTGAACAGCCACGTCGATAcagaaaaaaaaggtatttcaCGCCTAGATTTTATCATCCTGAATACCCTCCATATTAACTCTTTTATCAAATCTGTGCTGATATCTTTCAAGATCTGAATATCTCATTATGATTTATCTCCTTCCTTTAGACATCTCTCACCGTGACTTAGTTCTTCTGGCTTCGGTATTACTTCcttcaaacacacacgcacacacacacacacacacacacacacacacacacatatatatatatatatatatatatatatatatatatatatatatatatatatatatatatatatgtgtgtgtgtgtgtgtgtgtgtgtgtgtatatatgatgtatatatatatatatatatgtatatatatatatatatatatatatatatatatatatatatatatatatatatatatatgtgtgtgtgtgtgtgtgtgtgtgtgtgtgtgtgtgtatctatctatctatctatatacatatacacacacatatatatatatatatatatatatatatatatatatgtgtgtgtgtgtgtgtgtgtgtgtgtgtgtttgggggggggggggtgtttgtgtgggggtgtatgtacgtatgtacccAAAacaaaatgacattcgtagatgtTTTGCTCTGTCGCATTTACCAgttaaataatattttcaacaaTGAGCATTCATAAATATTGATGGAATTCTTAGATTTTTCAGCTGAATTTAtgtggaatataatatatataataaaggtcATGAAGTTCATAACTAATAAAtcatattaatagagagagagagagagagagagagagagagagagagagagagagagagagagagagagagagagagagagagagttctagatTTTCTATGGAAAATTTTACTTACCCCCGATGGCTTCTCGCATACATTGTATACCACCGGTAGGAGTTTTGGGAGAGCGTGGCATTGGTGGTGGGGGTAAGGAGGGGgtagggggttgggggtggggggcgtGGCATTGGTGGGATGGGGGAAGAGTCTGAGCTGCCCAACATGTTTTCGCGATGCCTCTTCTTTGCGCCATCTACCGGTTCTTGGGTTTTACGTTTCGTAATCGTCACTAAAAGTTCTGGGAATTTACTGAACTATGAAGATGCCGGTGACTTTGTGTTGCGTATTAATCTTTAATTGAACTTTGCACCTACTAATTCATACAGTCTCTCCATCTTTTGTTATTCAAAGTTACACAGAAAATACAGTAGGTGATAATAAACaaccttagtaataataataaaagcccaaAAATGCAAACTCGGAGGGGGCAGTAAAGGGCGTAGATAATGCAACGTTTGGCATCTTGCATCTCCGCTCATCGGATATAAACAACACCGTGAACGTTTTCCAGCACAGAATAAACCAATTGCCCTTCAGCATAGCATCACTGCTTAGTGAGCTTCGGTGAGTATAAGTTAAACTCTTTTATGTTCATTGCTATATGCAAATGTTTACTACATCATACTTAACTTAAATTTTATGATCAAAATGTAAATTTACCTAATATCATTAAATTTCGTATCATTTAGCTTTAGAAGACAACTGGAgaagattttttcttattctttaagcTACAGAAATTTTAGaacaaaaagaaatggatatatctGTTTATTTCTTAGAAGTATTCATAGTCTTACTAGAGCTAATTCTCTTAGGATTGATAAGTATACACTATAAGAAATAATAGTTTATCCTTCCAAGGAATAATTTCCCATCTAATTAGTTGTTTTGTTTTCAATTACAGCCAAGATGAAATTCCTGATTGTAGCCTCCTTCTGTGTTGTTGTGGCTGTTGCTCAGAATGCTATCCAGCCAAAACCTAATGTTCGAACATTGCCTGCTGAGGTCCGAAAAGGTTAGTATCTATAATATTTACTTTTTGCTGATCAATATATTTCTACAAAAATACTATCCATCCAAGGTGAGGATACTTAATACATTGTATCATTGAGAGTATACGTTGAAGAAGAGCAGGTAcattaatgaatattttatgtttattcatgAATACTTTATCATTTTAACAGAGGCTCCTAACCAGTGCTACGGATTCACGGCCAGAAAGGCCTTCGCCGTGGGCCAGTCTTGGTCCCTGACTCCCTTCTGTGGCAGAGCCACCTGCCTCCAACACGAAAACCGGCTCTTCGAAAAGGTGGAGGACTGTGGCTTTGAGCCAAAGCCGTCTCCCGGCTGCAGAGTCGTCAACGAAGCCGACCAAGCTAAGCCGTACCCAGCCTGCTGTCCCAGATACGAGTGCCAGCCTGGTGCCAGTCTCCAGTACCCAACTGAGGAGGAACTCAGGGCTGCTGCACAGCAGGCTGCACAAGCTGCACAGGGCGCACAAGGATAATTACCGGTCAATCAGAGAAATTCTAgtctacaaatgaaaaaaaaaaaaaaatgaatgtttgtTAAACATATATTACAAACTATTTATTAATAGCCTTTTTTACATAGATCAACGACTTTTATAAAATATCAAGTGATAATAAAACAAAAGTGAGATAGGAATTATTATAAATAAGCATTCTTAAATATAAAAGGGCATTATAGATTATGATACAGAACATgagctttatatatttttattgaaataaaaaaaaaatctcttacagATTGGTTATTTTCATCGATacctttcaatatatattttacttgtttatttccttttctcgacTGAGATTTTCTCTTTATAGAGACCTTGAAGGATATTACCCATCCCTCTCCTATATCAACAGCCGGAAGCACTGTGGACTGCATTACAATAGGCGGCCAGCTCTGTTAAGAGTCGAGCTTGATTCATTGGGCTAGTTGATCTcttctctttaataataataataataataataataataataataataataataataataataataataataataataataataataataataataatatggctgaaGTAACCCCAGGACGCATGCAGAAAAGTGTGATCCTAGGAACgacgcacataataagaaaagtgatgaactcctaaggaggcaggatgcaacctggaatcctacactataaataccacccagtcgaaagactgtgatagagaataataataataataataataataataataataataataataataataataataatatagattcttTTACTATACTctaaggaaaaaataaagattttatgaaCGATATTCAAATGCTCAACTAATTCAGACCGTACAAAACTTGAATTCTAAGATAGAAATATCTGTGAATATGTAACTTACAGATAAAACTTGCCATCTTTTGCAGCATCTAAAGAATTATAATTTACAGTGATTGCGACTGTATTATTATGTAAAATGACTGCACGCGGATTACACTTGTTTGGAAAAAtgcgtagttttatatatattatgctgacTCTTATTTAGTTGATTGGTAGATGAAATTCATTGATTAGCCATATTACTTTGTTCAAAGGCTAAAAGATTATAAGTTCATCTGATATTCTCAAATATAGTAGATTTATCTCCTATCgtatccagaaatatatatatatatatatatatatatatatatatatatatatatatatatatatatatatatatatatatatatatatatatatatatatatatatatatatatatatacatatgtaaacaaatatatatatatatatatatatatatatatatatatatatatatatatatatatatatatatatatatatatatatatgtatatatacgcacatatataatgtatagtctATGGCCTTTGTGTTATATAATTGTCACCAAATTATGTATGTGCGGCGTCAATCAGCCAAAGACTGCTTCTTTCCAATTTCATATCtatacctctctggttacggttaattctccctttgcctacatatacaccgaatagtctggcctattcttcatttATACTCCTTTTTGTCCCTTGCCTTACAAACATTCATGTCAGAATGTCTATCTCTTCCACATCTGAAgcatctttcctttttatataaactgttgggtgCTTTCTTGTAGTCCCTATTGTACCGTGAAACTTTTGATATATTGTCTGGGATCATTCCTCGTATTGTAGCGCTATTCTCATTAGCACTCTCAGAAGCTCAACAAATATCTACAGCCTTCTGCAGATTCAGGTCCTTCTCTTCTAGCATACGTTTTAGAGCTTGTTCATCACGAGTGCCAACAACAATACGGTCTCTCAATCTATAGTCCATACACGATGAACAAAAATCGCAGAATGCTGCAATTTCCCGGATACCACAAAGGAAAACGTCGAAACTTTcaccagtttcttgttttctgaggtaaaattctctcctgtcgacgattacattccgttgacctcgtaagtgactttccatagcattaagtattgtttcaagatctgcatcagccggaaaagagagcccatatcgcaatgttcgtgtccagtcttcatctaaaacagaagcgagaaccgacctttgctcagcaggcgttaatgatttaattccagtcagcattgcataaccttcaaatttatgccgccaagcatcgaactccttcaaagagactgacgatgacaggtgaggtgcaggtgtggcactatgaggaattttataccggcactgtgcatcattttgcgaaatttcagcacctccacttcgttgacgattttcgttaacatttccattttgaacactcatcatagtttctaacatcatagctaaacgttcttccctcttctgagccaTATCCGCTTGCTTCGCCAGCAGCTCCGTCAATTGTTCTAGTTGCCCTTCCATCGTGTCAATCAAATCTTAAATTCTGAATCACTTCTGACTACGATCATTTCACCAGTAGAacgaatcctactcactgcgccatgtttaatctcttgtaggctggcaaagaaacacgaacaatgataggtctctttaataagaggttactaaacaaaatgacggctaaacagagactaacaatattcgttacatacatacataaagaaaagtatttacaaaactctcacttgtttatttacattagaaaccaattaccattacaatataatttccgaacaacccattacataactagtaaagaaataaatacagacatttggaggtatatcacacacatctgacaacactgagattaccaaacatattTTCTTCTCAcaagtggttaactattgcactgtaattattcagtggctactttcctcatggtaagggtagaagagactcgtcagctatgacaagcagctcttatagaaggacactccaaaatcaaatcattgttttctaatcttggttaatgtcatagcctctgtaccatggttttccactgtgttGGAGtcgagttctgttgcttgagggtacacttgggcacacatttctatttcatttctcttcctcttgttgtttttttagtttatatcgtttatataagaaacatttatctttaatgatgttactgttcttacattattttatattgttcattacttctcctgtagtttatttatttccttgtttccttttctcactgggctattttctctgttggagcccttgggattatggcatcctacttatccaacaagggttgtagcttagcaattataatatacatatatatatatatatatatatatatatatatatatatatatatatatatatatacagtatacatatatatatatgtgtgtgtgtatatttatatatgtgtatatatatatatatatatatatatatatatatatatatatatatatatatatatatatatatatgtgtgtgtgtgtatttatatatgtatatatacagtatatatatatatatatatatatatatatatatatatatatatatacatatatatatatatatatatatatatatatatatatatataattaggtatttatatatgtatatatacatacacacacacacacacacacacatatatatatatatatatatatatatatatatatatatatatatatataaaattaggtatttatatatgtatatatacatacacacatacacacacacacatatatatatatatatatatatatatatatatatatatatatatatatatatatatatatatatatatatatatatactgagtaagaataccttaacggggtgaaaggatttgcatattaCCATGATGGCCAGCAAAGCTGTCATAGATcagtcgaaaatctcccaccatcaccaactcgcactggccagtgtggtgatgaacaaaccctagacatgaattaacatgccagaggcctttgtccttcagtcgactagaaacgaatgcatttgttttgtttgtgtgtgaactatatatatatatatatatatatatatatatatatatatatatatatatatatatacatgtatgtatgtatgtatgtatgtatacatatatatatacgcatatatatatatatatatatatatatatatatatatatatatatatatatatatatatatatatatatatatgtgtgtgtgtgtgtgtgtatgtatgtatgtatgtatgtatgtatagttatacacacacacacacacatatatatatatatatatatatatatatatatatatatatatatatatatatatatatatatatatatatatatatatatatatatatgtgtgtgtgtgtgtgtgtgtgtgtgtgtgtataaagcaaaTGTGTAATAACGTTTCCATATACAATTCAAAGTATATTTGCATGTAAAGAATATGCTGATATGCACAATATAATTTCATGGAATAGGGGTAAATAAACAACAGGAAGGTTGATGTTTGTTTTGCCTTTTGTACTATTTCCGTAAGAAAGATTTTAGTGCTTTTTTCTAAGTCATTTATTTCTACGGATTTTTTCCTGTTGATAAAACTAAAAGACCGTTTAAAGTCTTTTCTGGATCGAAGGTAGTATTTACCCTTCTTAACTAGAATCAATTCTCGTATCTAACAGATTatagaatatatgaaatttattgttCTTTTTCGTCGGAAAAGAAAGAACCAAATAAAACTCTTCATGGACAATTTTCCCCGGAATACTCATCATCTACACGTCCGCTGTTTGGGCACGGAGGGTCCATCGTGCCCCTGGGCACTGGGCAGGAGCGAACTTACCTGTTTTTTGCACGGAGGTACTTTGCCCCGTCTACCCAACCACCCCGCGTCTACCGGTTCTGTAGTCATACAATTGCGTCACTATAAGATTCCTGGGAATTTTCTAAACTCCGCAGGTGAGAAATATTTGGCTATTTTCTAACTTATCGTTTtcatagcattaattaattattacgTATTTGTTTACGAATTGTTCTGTTCTATTATAATCTAAACAGGCTTTTATAATGATCACTATTGTTATCAAACAGAAAAGAAATGTACGCTTGAATGTAATGAAATAGCGTAGGCTACAAATCGATGCATCTGGCATCTCACAACGTCTTCGCCGATCGGATATAAACAGTGGCAGGAACTTGGTCAGCACAGAATACACTTGCTGCTCTTCAGCGTTGTATCCCCACACCAGTAAGCGAAGGTATGCttgcaaaatgattattattattttgttactaACAAAGTTTTTGAATGGTAGTTACTGTCAGGTTGAATTTTACTTGTGACGTATCACAAAAGTCATAGTTCTGAAATTTGCTCTTGCTAAAACATGTGACTATCACGTCAAACAAGCGTTTAAAACTTCATGTTGGGGATTACTAAAGATAATTGTTTAAAAGTACAAATCTACattcaattttatatttatttttcccaTCAACATTTTCAATCTCAGTATTTTAAGAATGCAAAGTGAAGTAATTTAGCTTTTGTCTAAGCCTTTAGATATTCAATGCCATTATCTTTATTTTTGCTCATCTTTTCATCCGATATCATTAATAGCTAATAAGTGTCTTCGTAGAGACAAAATTGGATCTAGCTTCAATCaaaaataagtatttaaaaaaaaaaaaaactaaaagttagCAATTTTGGAACTGAACTATACTAATTAGCTTATATGTTAAGAACACTAACAATTATTTAGTCATTTCGGTAAGGCGATGCATATAGCatagaaattatctttttttcttttccattatgtTGACACCAATCAGTGAGGTGATTAACGTGGAGACGctcctaataacaattttattttacTATTGAAGCCTAAATAACCAActaaagatatatttttctttttattacagccAAGATGAAATTCGTGATTGTAGCCTCCTTCTGCCTGGCAGTGGCTCTTGCTCAGAACGCGATCCAGCCAAAACCAAATGTT
The window above is part of the Palaemon carinicauda isolate YSFRI2023 chromosome 11, ASM3689809v2, whole genome shotgun sequence genome. Proteins encoded here:
- the LOC137650271 gene encoding uncharacterized protein, producing the protein MKFLIVASFCVVVAVAQNAIQPKPNVRTLPAEVRKEAPNQCYGFTARKAFAVGQSWSLTPFCGRATCLQHENRLFEKVEDCGFEPKPSPGCRVVNEADQAKPYPACCPRYECQPGASLQYPTEEELRAAAQQAAQAAQGAQG